A genome region from Ottowia testudinis includes the following:
- a CDS encoding CusA/CzcA family heavy metal efflux RND transporter: MFEKLIRAAIEHRWLVLLAVFGMAAIGVFNYQKLPIDAVPDITNVQVQINTQAPGYSPLETEQRVTYPIETVMAGLPNLEQTRSLSRYGLSQVTVIFKDGTDIYFARQLVNERIQEARDKLPPGITPAMGPISTGLGEIYLWTVEAKDGAKKPDGQPYTATDLREIQDWIIKPQLRNVPGVTEINSIGGFAKEYQISPIPERLASLGVTLQDIVTALDRNNGNVGAGYIEKRGEQYLIRAPGQVKTLEDIGNVILSSAGGVPIRVRDVAEVGIGRELRTGAATDNGREVVLGTVFMLIGQNSRTVSQAVDKKMIEINRSLPEGVHAVTVYDRTVLVDKAINTVKKNLLEGAILVIVILFLFLGNIRAAIITATVIPLSMLFTFTGMVSYKVSANLMSLGALDFGIIIDGAVVIVENCVRRLAHAQAHYGRPLTRAERFHEVFLASKESRRPLLFGQLIIMVVYLPIFALTGVEGKMFHPMAFTVVAALVGAMILSVTFIPAAVALFIGNRVSEKENFLMVQAKRWYGPLLDRVMAAKAVVLATAAVAVVLCGLIATRMGSEFVPSLNEGDFAIQALRIPGTSLSQSVAMQQQLEATLKAKFPEIDRVFARTGTAEIASDPMPPNISDGYIMLKPMSDWPEPRKSRDELLAAVQEVVGKIPGNNYEFSQPIQLRFNELISGVRSDVAVKIFGDDMDVLNKTAEEVSSKLQKIPGASEVKVEQTTGLPMLTVNIDRQKAARYGLNVADIQDTVATAIGGREAGTLFEGDRRFDILVRLPESLRNDLESMKRLPIPLPRGSGGVEGRTNFIQLAEVASFELAPGPNQVSRENGKRRIVVSANVRGRDVGSFVADAEAALAQVKIPAGYWTSWGGTFENLQSATQRLQIVVPVSLLLVFVLLFAMFGNVKDGLLVFTGIPFALTGGILALWLRDIPMSISAAVGFIALSGVAVLNGLVMISYIRSLREEGTQLDAAIREGALTRLRPVLMTALVASLGFIPMAIATGTGAEVQRPLATVVIGGILSSTLLTLLVLPILYRLAHRPDEEVEDVTIEPVHPQAVAALPNS; this comes from the coding sequence ATGTTTGAAAAACTCATTCGCGCAGCCATCGAGCACCGATGGTTGGTGTTGCTGGCGGTCTTTGGTATGGCTGCCATCGGCGTGTTCAACTACCAAAAGCTACCTATCGATGCCGTCCCGGACATCACCAATGTCCAAGTGCAGATTAACACCCAAGCGCCGGGATATTCCCCTCTGGAAACCGAGCAGCGGGTGACTTACCCGATTGAAACCGTGATGGCGGGTCTTCCCAATCTGGAGCAGACCCGTTCCTTGTCCCGCTACGGGCTGTCGCAAGTGACTGTGATCTTCAAGGATGGCACCGACATCTACTTCGCGCGCCAGTTGGTCAATGAACGCATCCAGGAGGCCCGCGACAAACTGCCTCCCGGAATCACTCCTGCGATGGGCCCCATATCGACAGGCCTAGGCGAGATTTACCTCTGGACAGTCGAGGCCAAGGATGGTGCGAAAAAACCTGATGGCCAGCCCTACACGGCCACCGATCTGCGCGAGATTCAGGACTGGATCATCAAGCCGCAGTTGCGCAATGTGCCCGGCGTGACGGAAATCAACTCGATTGGTGGTTTTGCCAAGGAATACCAAATCTCACCGATACCCGAGCGACTGGCCTCGCTGGGCGTCACCCTGCAGGACATTGTGACGGCCCTGGATCGCAACAACGGCAACGTGGGCGCGGGTTATATCGAAAAGCGCGGTGAGCAGTACCTGATTCGAGCCCCCGGGCAGGTCAAGACACTTGAGGACATCGGCAATGTCATCCTCAGCAGCGCGGGTGGTGTGCCGATTCGGGTTCGTGATGTGGCCGAGGTCGGCATCGGACGTGAGCTTCGCACCGGTGCTGCTACGGACAATGGCCGTGAAGTGGTGCTGGGCACCGTCTTCATGCTCATCGGCCAAAACAGTCGAACGGTTTCGCAAGCTGTCGACAAGAAGATGATTGAGATCAACCGCAGCCTGCCCGAGGGTGTACACGCGGTGACCGTCTACGACCGCACCGTCCTGGTGGATAAGGCGATCAACACGGTCAAGAAGAATTTGTTGGAAGGCGCGATCCTGGTGATCGTGATCCTGTTCCTGTTCCTCGGCAACATCCGCGCCGCCATCATCACGGCCACAGTGATTCCCTTATCGATGCTGTTCACCTTCACAGGAATGGTGAGCTACAAGGTCAGCGCCAATTTGATGAGCCTCGGGGCACTGGACTTCGGCATCATCATTGATGGCGCGGTGGTGATCGTAGAAAACTGTGTTCGCCGTCTTGCCCATGCGCAAGCTCACTACGGCAGGCCATTGACTCGGGCGGAACGTTTTCACGAGGTGTTCCTTGCATCCAAGGAATCACGTCGCCCGCTGCTGTTTGGTCAGTTGATCATCATGGTGGTGTACTTGCCAATCTTTGCCCTGACCGGCGTCGAAGGGAAGATGTTTCATCCGATGGCGTTCACGGTGGTGGCAGCGCTCGTGGGGGCCATGATCCTCTCAGTGACCTTCATTCCGGCCGCAGTTGCGCTATTCATTGGCAACCGTGTCAGCGAGAAGGAAAACTTCTTGATGGTGCAAGCCAAGCGCTGGTACGGCCCTTTGCTGGATCGCGTGATGGCGGCCAAGGCTGTGGTGTTGGCTACCGCCGCAGTGGCGGTGGTGTTGTGCGGGTTGATCGCAACCCGCATGGGCAGTGAGTTCGTGCCCAGCTTGAACGAAGGCGACTTCGCCATTCAAGCCTTGCGCATTCCTGGCACCAGTTTGTCGCAATCGGTGGCGATGCAGCAGCAACTTGAAGCAACGCTGAAGGCCAAGTTCCCCGAGATAGACCGCGTCTTCGCGCGCACAGGAACTGCGGAAATTGCCTCCGACCCCATGCCACCGAACATTTCTGACGGCTACATCATGCTCAAGCCAATGTCGGATTGGCCAGAGCCGCGCAAGTCCCGCGACGAGTTGCTGGCCGCCGTGCAGGAAGTCGTGGGCAAGATACCGGGTAACAACTACGAGTTCTCCCAGCCGATCCAACTTCGATTCAACGAACTCATCTCGGGGGTGCGAAGCGACGTGGCGGTGAAGATCTTCGGGGACGACATGGACGTCTTGAACAAGACAGCCGAAGAAGTCTCGTCCAAGTTGCAGAAAATCCCTGGTGCGTCAGAAGTGAAGGTGGAGCAAACCACAGGATTGCCAATGCTCACGGTCAACATTGATCGTCAGAAGGCCGCACGCTACGGATTAAACGTGGCTGATATTCAGGATACTGTGGCCACGGCCATCGGCGGGCGTGAGGCCGGTACGCTGTTTGAAGGTGACCGTCGATTCGACATCTTGGTGCGCTTGCCAGAATCCTTGCGCAACGACCTTGAGAGCATGAAGCGTTTGCCGATTCCTTTGCCACGCGGTTCGGGCGGCGTCGAAGGACGAACCAATTTCATCCAACTGGCCGAAGTGGCTAGCTTCGAGCTGGCACCGGGGCCCAATCAGGTTAGCCGCGAGAACGGCAAGCGTCGCATTGTGGTGAGTGCAAACGTGCGTGGCCGTGATGTCGGTTCCTTTGTGGCCGACGCGGAAGCTGCTTTGGCGCAGGTCAAAATTCCCGCAGGCTACTGGACGAGCTGGGGCGGTACTTTTGAGAACCTGCAGTCTGCCACTCAGCGTTTGCAAATCGTCGTCCCGGTGTCGCTGCTCTTGGTCTTCGTATTGCTGTTTGCGATGTTCGGCAATGTCAAGGACGGCTTGCTGGTCTTTACCGGTATTCCGTTTGCCTTGACTGGCGGCATTCTGGCTTTGTGGCTGCGCGACATCCCGATGTCGATTTCCGCAGCAGTAGGTTTCATCGCCTTATCAGGTGTGGCCGTGCTCAACGGACTCGTGATGATTTCCTACATCCGCAGTTTGCGAGAAGAGGGAACCCAATTGGACGCAGCCATCCGCGAGGGTGCGTTGACTCGTTTGCGTCCTGTATTGATGACAGCCTTGGTGGCGTCATTGGGCTTCATTCCAATGGCCATCGCCACGGGGACAGGCGCGGAAGTGCAGCGTCCCCTGGCCACCGTGGTAATTGGAGGCATTTTGTCTTCCACATTGCTGACGCTGCTCGTGCTCCCGATTCTGTATCGGCTGGCTCATCGTCCAGACGAGGAAGTGGAGGATGTCACTATCGAACCGGTGCATCCGCAGGCTGTGGCCGCTTTGCCGAATTCATAA
- a CDS encoding efflux RND transporter periplasmic adaptor subunit: protein MKIDTNKLNVSKKHLIAIAVIVATGVVLGSAILGVTATKTAEDDGHGHGSHVEAKAHSDGEHHGKASGDKHDHDKGHADGEHHEAPSKGPHGGKLFKEGDFGLEALLSEDSGEPRLRIWLFDKDKPLPSGAAKVSATITRLTGEKQTLNFAPDKDSLLSREVVPEPHALEISIVAQTDNEPFMFVLNQEEGKVELSDAQIKAASIGIDTAGAARIKSALQLPGEIRLNEDRTSHVVPRIAGVVESVQASLGQAVRRGQVLAVIASPAASEQRSELQTAQKRLTLAKTTFEREKRLWEQKISAEQDYLQAGQALHEAEVAVANAQQKLSALGLAPGSQGGLNRFELRAPFDGLVIEKHLSLGEAVKEDAAVFTVSDLGQVWAEINVPAKDLPLVRIGEKVTIKATAFDASATGVITFVGSLIGEQTRMAKARVVLANPKGAWRPGLFVNVEVTSSEADVPVTVASDAIQTVGDKPVVFLKVNGGFIAQPVQLGRSDGKRVEVVKGLRAGAPYASAGSFVVKSELGKASAEHTH from the coding sequence ATGAAAATTGATACCAACAAACTGAATGTCAGCAAGAAGCATCTGATCGCCATCGCCGTGATCGTTGCGACGGGCGTTGTACTGGGCAGCGCCATTCTCGGCGTCACAGCAACCAAGACAGCCGAAGATGACGGCCACGGTCACGGCAGCCACGTTGAAGCCAAGGCACACAGTGATGGTGAGCATCACGGTAAGGCCAGTGGAGACAAACACGATCACGACAAGGGTCATGCGGACGGCGAGCACCACGAGGCCCCGAGCAAGGGCCCACATGGCGGCAAGCTGTTCAAGGAGGGGGATTTCGGGCTGGAGGCTTTGCTGTCTGAGGACAGTGGTGAACCCCGTTTGCGCATCTGGCTATTCGATAAGGACAAGCCTCTACCCAGCGGTGCAGCCAAGGTCAGCGCCACCATCACGCGCTTGACCGGAGAGAAGCAGACTCTAAATTTCGCACCTGACAAGGACAGCCTGTTGAGCCGCGAGGTCGTGCCGGAGCCGCACGCGCTTGAGATAAGCATCGTTGCCCAGACCGACAACGAACCCTTCATGTTCGTGCTCAACCAAGAAGAGGGGAAGGTCGAACTCAGTGATGCGCAAATCAAAGCGGCATCCATCGGTATCGATACGGCTGGTGCGGCACGAATCAAGTCCGCCCTGCAATTGCCAGGGGAAATTCGCCTGAACGAAGACCGGACGTCGCACGTTGTGCCACGCATTGCGGGGGTGGTCGAGAGCGTGCAGGCCAGCTTGGGGCAAGCGGTCAGACGAGGCCAGGTTCTGGCTGTCATTGCGAGCCCGGCCGCGTCCGAGCAACGCAGTGAACTGCAAACCGCACAAAAGCGTCTGACCTTGGCCAAGACCACGTTCGAGCGTGAAAAACGACTCTGGGAGCAGAAAATTTCCGCAGAGCAAGACTATCTGCAAGCAGGGCAAGCGCTGCACGAGGCGGAAGTCGCTGTGGCCAACGCTCAACAGAAGCTATCCGCTTTGGGGCTGGCCCCGGGTTCGCAGGGGGGCCTTAACCGCTTTGAATTGCGTGCGCCCTTCGATGGCTTGGTGATTGAAAAACATCTCAGCCTCGGTGAAGCCGTCAAGGAAGACGCTGCCGTGTTCACCGTATCGGACCTGGGGCAAGTTTGGGCTGAAATCAACGTACCAGCCAAGGACTTGCCGTTGGTCAGAATCGGAGAAAAAGTGACCATCAAGGCAACTGCATTCGATGCCAGCGCTACTGGGGTCATCACCTTTGTTGGGTCGCTGATTGGCGAACAAACCCGTATGGCCAAAGCCCGAGTGGTCTTGGCCAACCCCAAAGGTGCTTGGCGTCCTGGACTGTTCGTCAATGTGGAAGTGACCTCCTCTGAGGCTGACGTGCCTGTGACAGTGGCCAGCGATGCCATTCAGACCGTCGGAGACAAGCCGGTCGTGTTCTTGAAGGTGAATGGGGGATTCATTGCCCAGCCCGTGCAGTTGGGTCGCAGCGATGGCAAGCGCGTTGAGGTGGTAAAGGGGCTCAGAGCCGGGGCACCGTATGCGTCGGCGGGCAGCTTTGTTGTGAAGTCAGAGCTTGGCAAAGCCTCTGCCGAACACACCCATTGA
- a CDS encoding TolC family protein codes for MLKSYQNHKRRKSVSVLRTSRVAVAASLLVALTVGAAFAQALPAAQDNHPAARSGLKSEAATILTLQKAIDLALDSNLDLAVARREIEATQGQIIQGQARPNPELAYTLEDATAKSRAHGVQISLPVEMGGKRAARIAAAERGRDIAVEELNLRRVEIRAAVVAAFFEALAAQERAALAEAGVDLAKRATDAVAKRVAAGKVSPVEETKARVAEAGVRVELAQAQSEQRSARARLSSLLGSNPPRFAFVVGNVDQLPATPSLDDIQQRLAVSPTVRRAQLEIEQRRSLLELERSKRNSDLNVSVGVKRVKDANEQSRSQLMLGVSVPLPLFDRNQGNLLEALKREDKARDELQALNMRVSTDVLQARERLESIRGEVDVLQRDVLPGAKSAYDAATVGFENGKFNFLEVLDAQRTYFAAKSQYLKALAEAHRTAADIDRVLGEPGANATQPAKKE; via the coding sequence ATGTTAAAGAGTTATCAAAATCACAAACGACGGAAGTCAGTCTCCGTCCTCCGCACATCAAGAGTTGCGGTTGCTGCGAGTTTGCTCGTAGCGCTCACTGTAGGGGCAGCTTTCGCTCAGGCGCTACCAGCAGCACAAGACAACCATCCAGCCGCTAGAAGCGGCTTGAAGAGCGAAGCGGCAACGATCCTGACGCTGCAAAAGGCTATCGATTTAGCCTTGGACAGCAATCTGGATCTGGCTGTCGCAAGGCGAGAAATCGAGGCTACGCAAGGTCAGATCATTCAGGGTCAGGCTCGCCCCAATCCCGAGTTGGCATATACGTTAGAAGATGCGACAGCCAAATCACGAGCCCACGGTGTGCAGATCAGCTTGCCCGTCGAAATGGGCGGCAAACGCGCTGCTCGTATTGCAGCAGCAGAGCGAGGACGCGACATCGCAGTCGAAGAACTGAACTTGCGCCGCGTCGAAATTCGTGCCGCTGTGGTCGCTGCCTTCTTCGAGGCTTTGGCGGCACAAGAACGTGCCGCATTGGCCGAGGCTGGTGTCGATCTGGCAAAGCGCGCTACTGATGCTGTTGCCAAACGCGTGGCAGCGGGCAAGGTTTCTCCGGTCGAAGAAACCAAGGCACGGGTGGCCGAAGCGGGTGTGCGAGTCGAATTGGCACAGGCCCAGAGTGAGCAACGCAGCGCCCGAGCGCGACTGAGCAGCTTGTTGGGATCCAATCCGCCAAGATTTGCCTTCGTCGTGGGTAATGTTGATCAATTACCAGCAACACCTTCTTTAGACGATATCCAGCAACGCTTGGCCGTATCACCCACGGTACGTAGAGCGCAATTGGAAATTGAGCAGCGCAGATCCTTGCTTGAGCTGGAGCGCAGTAAACGCAATTCGGATCTCAACGTCAGTGTCGGAGTGAAGCGCGTCAAAGACGCGAATGAACAGAGCCGCAGTCAACTAATGCTCGGTGTTTCTGTGCCTTTGCCATTGTTTGATCGCAATCAGGGCAACTTGTTGGAAGCGCTGAAGCGCGAAGACAAGGCGCGGGACGAACTCCAAGCTTTGAACATGCGAGTCAGCACGGACGTATTGCAAGCCCGCGAGCGGCTGGAATCCATTCGTGGGGAAGTCGACGTCTTGCAACGGGATGTCTTACCTGGGGCCAAAAGTGCCTACGACGCGGCCACCGTCGGGTTTGAAAACGGCAAGTTCAACTTCTTGGAAGTGCTGGATGCACAACGCACCTACTTTGCCGCCAAGTCCCAATACCTCAAAGCATTGGCTGAGGCGCATCGCACGGCTGCGGACATTGACCGCGTGCTCGGCGAACCTGGCGCAAATGCTACCCAGCCAGCGAAAAAGGAATAA
- a CDS encoding heavy metal translocating P-type ATPase: MNNAETQHDCCNHANTISAISELKDPVCGMTVTENSAHFLIHGGQHYLFCSQRCQQKFTTHPEQYNSTAAVSAKSIVDQVDKESGGTFTCPMHPEILQNHPGTCPKCGMALEPLLPELGEEDSPELQDFQRRFWWTLPLTLIVVVLAMAGHWLKWFDMSSQSWIELVLSLPIVLWAGFPFFERGWHSIVNRSPNMWTLIALGTSAAFIYSVVATITPQVFPATFSSMGRVSVYFEAAAVIISLTLLGQMLELKARSQTSAAIKSLLGLAPKTARRIRDDGSEEDVPLTHVHVGDLLRIRPGEKVPVDGVVTEGNSSVDESMLTGEPVPVSKRTGDKVIGATLNTSGALIMRSERVGASTMLSQIVNMVVQAQRSKAPMQRMADVVSGYFVMAVVFVALLTFFGWGLFGPEPSWIYGLVNAVAVLIIACPCALGLATPMSIMVATGRGATHGILFHDAAAIENLRKVDTLIVDKTGTLTDGKPVFDRVVPALGHGVDDVLRLAASLDQGSEHPLADAIVRAARERSLTLAKPENFESGSGIGVRGLVDGQDLALGNAALMEQLGVSVQLMVSEAEALRSEGASVMHLAVNGQLVGILAVSDPIKSTTPEALKQLKEAGIRIVMATGDGLTTARAVGTRLGIDEIHGEVKPAEKLDLVQKLQDQGRIVAMAGDGINDAPALAKADVGVAMGTGTDVAMNSAQVTLIKGDLRGIAIARTLSEQTVRNMKQNLLFAFVYNALGVTIASGLLYPVTGWLLSPMIAALAMSLSSASVIGNALRLKQS, translated from the coding sequence ATGAATAATGCTGAAACTCAGCATGATTGCTGCAATCATGCAAACACCATATCTGCAATTTCTGAATTGAAAGACCCTGTTTGCGGAATGACTGTAACCGAGAATTCAGCGCATTTTTTAATTCATGGCGGTCAACATTATCTATTTTGCAGCCAGAGGTGCCAGCAAAAATTCACGACTCATCCTGAACAATATAATTCAACTGCAGCAGTATCGGCAAAATCCATCGTAGATCAGGTGGACAAAGAAAGTGGGGGCACTTTTACCTGTCCAATGCATCCGGAAATTTTACAAAATCATCCTGGCACTTGCCCCAAGTGCGGCATGGCACTGGAGCCGCTGCTTCCAGAATTGGGAGAGGAAGATAGTCCTGAGCTTCAGGATTTTCAGCGGCGTTTTTGGTGGACATTACCGCTCACGCTTATTGTGGTTGTGCTTGCCATGGCTGGGCACTGGCTCAAATGGTTCGATATGTCGAGTCAGAGCTGGATCGAGTTGGTGTTATCGCTCCCCATTGTGTTGTGGGCTGGATTTCCGTTTTTTGAGCGTGGTTGGCATTCAATTGTCAATCGCAGTCCCAATATGTGGACTCTGATTGCCTTGGGAACAAGCGCAGCTTTTATCTATAGCGTGGTTGCCACTATCACGCCGCAAGTATTCCCAGCGACCTTCAGCTCAATGGGGCGGGTTTCTGTTTACTTTGAAGCAGCGGCGGTCATCATTTCACTGACTCTGCTTGGTCAAATGCTGGAGTTGAAAGCACGTTCGCAGACCTCTGCGGCCATCAAGTCGCTTTTAGGTCTAGCACCGAAGACGGCTCGGCGCATTCGCGACGATGGGAGTGAAGAGGATGTTCCTCTGACTCATGTCCATGTTGGTGATCTGTTGCGCATTCGACCTGGCGAAAAGGTGCCCGTCGATGGCGTTGTCACGGAAGGCAACAGTTCAGTGGACGAATCGATGCTGACCGGTGAACCAGTACCAGTGAGCAAGCGGACTGGCGACAAGGTCATCGGTGCGACCCTCAACACGAGTGGCGCATTGATCATGCGTTCAGAACGCGTTGGCGCATCCACTATGCTCTCGCAGATTGTCAATATGGTGGTGCAAGCACAACGATCCAAAGCACCAATGCAGCGGATGGCAGATGTAGTCTCGGGCTACTTTGTCATGGCGGTGGTTTTCGTTGCACTGCTCACCTTCTTCGGCTGGGGACTGTTCGGCCCAGAGCCCAGTTGGATTTACGGCCTAGTCAATGCGGTCGCCGTATTAATCATCGCCTGCCCATGCGCACTTGGGCTGGCGACACCTATGTCCATCATGGTTGCAACTGGACGCGGTGCGACACATGGCATCTTGTTTCACGATGCGGCCGCTATCGAAAATCTGCGCAAGGTTGACACATTGATTGTCGACAAAACGGGGACCTTGACGGATGGAAAGCCTGTCTTTGACCGTGTCGTACCAGCACTGGGTCATGGCGTTGACGATGTGCTGCGACTGGCAGCGAGTCTGGATCAAGGCAGCGAGCACCCCCTTGCTGATGCCATTGTTCGTGCAGCGCGCGAGCGTAGTTTGACGCTGGCAAAGCCAGAGAATTTTGAATCAGGGTCTGGAATCGGAGTGCGCGGTCTGGTCGACGGGCAGGACTTGGCATTGGGAAACGCCGCGCTGATGGAGCAACTGGGTGTCTCTGTGCAATTGATGGTGTCGGAAGCTGAGGCCTTACGCTCAGAAGGTGCGAGTGTCATGCATTTGGCGGTGAATGGCCAGCTTGTCGGCATATTGGCAGTTTCTGATCCAATCAAGTCCACCACACCTGAAGCGCTCAAGCAGCTCAAAGAAGCGGGGATTCGTATCGTGATGGCAACGGGTGATGGTTTGACTACAGCGCGTGCTGTCGGCACACGCTTGGGTATCGACGAGATTCATGGCGAAGTGAAGCCTGCAGAAAAACTGGACCTAGTGCAAAAGCTTCAAGACCAAGGTCGAATTGTTGCAATGGCCGGTGACGGTATCAATGACGCGCCTGCACTGGCCAAGGCCGACGTTGGAGTTGCCATGGGAACGGGTACAGACGTGGCTATGAATAGTGCTCAGGTTACTCTGATCAAAGGCGATTTGCGAGGCATTGCGATTGCTCGAACCCTATCTGAGCAAACAGTGCGCAACATGAAGCAGAACCTTTTGTTTGCCTTTGTGTACAACGCATTGGGGGTGACCATTGCATCTGGCTTGCTTTACCCAGTGACAGGCTGGTTGCTTTCCCCCATGATCGCAGCACTAGCCATGAGTTTAAGTTCGGCCTCTGTGATTGGAAATGCACTCCGGCTCAAACAATCGTAA